DNA from Mycobacterium bourgelatii:
ATGAGGTAGACCAGGTCGGCCTGAGTCGGAGTGAGGACCCCGACAATCTCCGAGACGGACTTCTCCAGCGCTTCCCACCGTGGACGGGTGATGAGCGAACTGAAGACGACCAAAACGAGAAAAGCGGCGGACAACCCGAGTCGGATCAGGTCGTTGGTCCGCCGCATCAGTGGTTGCAGCAAGTCGCCGGACACCAAGATCTCGCGTCCGTCAACTCGCATGTCCTTCGGATCCTTCGGATCAGGTCAGCACCGCGTGCATGCCGTGGGTGTTTAGCGGTCCGCAGACAACTTAACCGGATGCCTCCCCGGCATCCGAATAGTTGCCTCCAGCTTCTTAACGCGTCGCCTCGGAAAGCGACACGCCGTAGAGGTCTGACCACACGACCTCTGGCCTATCGCCGTCCATACTGTTGCGCATGGCGCTGCAGCCGGTGATCCGCCGATCGGTGCCCGAAGAGGTCTTCGAGCAGATCGCTACCGATGTGCTCAGTGGTGAATTGCGGCCCGGCGAGGCGTTGCCCAGTGAGCGCAAACTGGCCGAAGTGTTCGGCGTTTCCCGGCCGGCGGTCCGTGAAGCGCTCAAACGACTTTCGGCGGCCGGCCTGGTCGAGGTGCGCCACGGGGACGTGACCACCGTGCGCGACTTTCGACGGCACGCCAGCCTGGATCTACTGCCCCGGGTGCTGTTTCGCAACGGCGAGCTCGACGTCTGGGTATTCCGCAGCATGCTCGAGGCTCGACTGCGCAACGGAACCAAGGTCGCCGAGTTGGCGGCCGAGCGCCGACAACCCGAGTTGGTTGAACTGCTCAAGGATTCGTTGCGCAAGCTGGAAATCGAGACCGATCCGGTGGAGTGGCAGCGCCACGCCCTGACGTTTTGGGAACATACGGTCGACGGTGCCGGATCGATTGTATTTCGGTTGATGTTCAACGCATTTCGCGCCGCTTTTGAGCCGGCCGTGACCGTTCTCGGTGCCGGAATGACCGCCGAGGACATGAGACCCGACGGCTACCGAGAGGTGGCTGATGCGATCTGCTCGGGCGATCCCTGTCAAGCGAGGAAGGCCGCCGAAGACCTCCTCGAGGCTGCCAACACGAGGTTGATGGCTGAACTCGACAACCCAGGGGATCGCCCATGACGACCCAAACCGAGATCGCCACCTATCTGCGCAGCCAGATTCAGCCCGCGATCGACGCGGTCGGCGGGTTCTATCGCACGTGCGTACTGACCGGCAAGGCGCTGTTCCGGCGTCCCTTCCAGTGGCGAGAAACGATTGAGCAGGGCTGGTTCATCACCAGCGTCTCGCTGTTGCCCACGCTTGCCGTCGCGATACCGCTGACCGTGCTCATCATTTTCACGCTCAACATCCTGCTCGCCGAATTCGGCGCGGCCGATATCTCCGGTGCCGGTGCCGCGCTGGGGGCGGTCACACAGTTGGGTCCGCTGACCACCGTGCTGGTGATCGCCGGGGCCGGCGCGACAGCGATCTGTGCAGACCTGGGAGCCCGCACCATCCGCGAGGAGATCGATGCGATGGAGGTGCTCGGCATCGACCCGATCCATCGACTGGTGGTGCCGCGCGTCGTCGCCGCGACCATCGTGGCCTCCCTGCTCAACGGCGCGGTGATCACCATCGGACTCGTCGGCGGTTTCCTCTTCGGTGTCTTCATCCAACACATTTCGGCCGGTGCCTACGTCAGCACGCTCACCTTGGTCACCGGCCTGCCGGAGGTGGTCATCTCCGTCGTCAAGTCGGCCACCTTCGGCATGATCGCCGGACTGGTCGGCTGCTACCGGGGACTTACCACCAAGGGCGGGCCCAAGGGGGTCGGAACCGCCGTCAACGAGACGCTGGTCTTGTCCGTCATTGCGCTGTTCGCGGTGAACGTGGTGCTGACGACGATCGGCGTCCGATTCGGGACGGGGCGCTAGCGTGGCCGGGACGGGCGCCGTCCTGCGGGCGCGCTATCCGCGGACCGTAATGAATCTCAGTCGCTACGGCGGCGCGCCAGCTCGAAGGCTTGAGCGGATAGGCACTTTCGCGAAGTTCACCCGGATCAGCATCCTGCAGATCTGGTGGGCGCTGTATCGCTACCGCAGAGAGACGCTACGGCTTATCGCCGAGATCGGCATGGGCACCGGCGCCATGGCCGTCATCGGCGGCACGGTCGCAATCATCGGGTTCGTGACGCTGTCCGGTAGCTCACTGATCGCCATCCAAGGGTTCGCGTCGCTGGGCAACATCGGCGTCGAGGCCTTCACCGGATTCTTTGCCGCCCTGGCCAATACGCGTGTCGCCGCCCCCATCGTCTCCGGCGTCGCGCTGGCCGCGACGGTCGGTGCCGGCGCCACTGCACAACTGGGCGCCATGCGGATCAGCGAGGAGATCGACGCCCTGGAAGTCATGGGCATCAAGTCGATCTCATTCCTGGTCTCCACCCGCATCATCGGCGGACTGGTGGTGATCGGCCCGCTCTACGCACTCGCCCTCGACATGGCTTTCACGTCCGGTCAACTCGTCACCACGGTGCTGTACGGCCAATCCAACGGCACCTATGAGCACTACTTCCGTACCTTCCTGCGCTCCGAAGACGTGGCGTGGTCGGTCGTCGAGGTCGTGATCATCGCGGTGGTGGTGATGATCACCCACTGCTACTACGGGTACACGGCCAGCGGCGGTCCGGTCGGGGTCGGCCTGGCCGTAGGACGCTCCATGCGCTTCTCGCTGGTTTCGGTGGTGGTGGTCGTGCTGCTGTCCGAACTGGCGCTGTACGGTGTCGATCCGAACTTCAATCTCACGGTGTAACCGCGATGACGACGATCCTGACGCGTAAGTCCCGGCGGGTGTGGGTCTACGTGGAGGGCATCGTGCTGCTGCTTCTCAGCGCGCTGGTTGTGACCTTGGTGTACTTGCAGTTCCGCGGCGACTTGACGCCGACGACCGAACTGACCCTGGTGGCTCCGCGGGCGGGTCTGGTGATGGAGACGGGATCGAAGGTCACCTACAACGGGGTGGCCATCGGCAGGGTCGACAGCATCTCGGAAATGAATGACAGCGGCACGCCGGCGGCGAAGCTGCTGTTGCATGTGGACCCGAGATACATCAAAGACATTCCCGCCAACGTGTTGGCCAACATCGAGGCGGCCACCCTGTTCGGCAACAAGTACGTTTCCCTGACCTCACCGGATCACCCTGACGCGCGACGAATTTCGTCGCAGGACACCATTGTGGTGGGGTCGGTGACCACCGAGTTCAACACGCTCTTCGAGACCGTAACCTCGCTCGCCGAGAAGGTGGATCCGATCGAGCTGAACGCCACGCTGTCGGCGCTCGCACAATCGATGGACGGTCTGGGCGCCAAGTTCGGTGAGTCACTGGTCAACGGGAATCAGATTCTCGCGCAGCTGAATCCGCGAGTTTCCCAAATCGGCTACGACGCACGCAGGTTCGCCGACCTCGCCGACATCTACACCCGTGCATCGCCGGATCTGTGGGACTTCCTGGCCAACGCCGTGAACACGGCGCGCACATTGAC
Protein-coding regions in this window:
- a CDS encoding MlaE family ABC transporter permease — its product is MTTQTEIATYLRSQIQPAIDAVGGFYRTCVLTGKALFRRPFQWRETIEQGWFITSVSLLPTLAVAIPLTVLIIFTLNILLAEFGAADISGAGAALGAVTQLGPLTTVLVIAGAGATAICADLGARTIREEIDAMEVLGIDPIHRLVVPRVVAATIVASLLNGAVITIGLVGGFLFGVFIQHISAGAYVSTLTLVTGLPEVVISVVKSATFGMIAGLVGCYRGLTTKGGPKGVGTAVNETLVLSVIALFAVNVVLTTIGVRFGTGR
- a CDS encoding MCE family protein; its protein translation is MTTILTRKSRRVWVYVEGIVLLLLSALVVTLVYLQFRGDLTPTTELTLVAPRAGLVMETGSKVTYNGVAIGRVDSISEMNDSGTPAAKLLLHVDPRYIKDIPANVLANIEAATLFGNKYVSLTSPDHPDARRISSQDTIVVGSVTTEFNTLFETVTSLAEKVDPIELNATLSALAQSMDGLGAKFGESLVNGNQILAQLNPRVSQIGYDARRFADLADIYTRASPDLWDFLANAVNTARTLTKQQHDLDAALLAAVGVGKTGEDIFARGGPYLVRGAADLVPTSELLDEYSPELFCLVRNFHDAAPKVGNAAGGNGYSLSAAGSIVGAPNPYVYPDNLPRVNARGGPGGRPGCWQTITRDLWPAPYLVMDTGASLAPYNHLELGQPLVIEYVWGRQFGENTINP
- a CDS encoding FadR/GntR family transcriptional regulator → MALQPVIRRSVPEEVFEQIATDVLSGELRPGEALPSERKLAEVFGVSRPAVREALKRLSAAGLVEVRHGDVTTVRDFRRHASLDLLPRVLFRNGELDVWVFRSMLEARLRNGTKVAELAAERRQPELVELLKDSLRKLEIETDPVEWQRHALTFWEHTVDGAGSIVFRLMFNAFRAAFEPAVTVLGAGMTAEDMRPDGYREVADAICSGDPCQARKAAEDLLEAANTRLMAELDNPGDRP
- a CDS encoding ABC transporter permease gives rise to the protein MNLSRYGGAPARRLERIGTFAKFTRISILQIWWALYRYRRETLRLIAEIGMGTGAMAVIGGTVAIIGFVTLSGSSLIAIQGFASLGNIGVEAFTGFFAALANTRVAAPIVSGVALAATVGAGATAQLGAMRISEEIDALEVMGIKSISFLVSTRIIGGLVVIGPLYALALDMAFTSGQLVTTVLYGQSNGTYEHYFRTFLRSEDVAWSVVEVVIIAVVVMITHCYYGYTASGGPVGVGLAVGRSMRFSLVSVVVVVLLSELALYGVDPNFNLTV